CTACTGCCCCTACTGCGGTGACGAGGACCTGCGTCCCAGCGAGCAGGGCCACGGCGCCTGGGAATGCGGAGCCTGCAATCGAGCCTTCCAGCTGAAGTTCCTCGGGCTGCTGACCCGAGGACTTCAGCGCACCGACGACGGAGGGGACAGGATATGACGACCACTCAGGCCACAGACCTGAAGGAACTCGCCGAGCGGGCCGGGCGGGAACTCGAAGACGCCTCCGCCCTGGAGATCCTCAACTGGGCGGCGGACACCTTCGGGCCACGCTTCTGCGTCACCTCCTCCATGGAGGACGCGGTGGTCGCCCATCTCGCCTCCCGTGCCCTTCCCGGCGTCGACGTCGTCTTCCTCGACACCGGCTACCACTTTCCCGAGACCATCGGCACCCGCGACGCGGTCGAGGCCGTGATGGACGTCAACCTCATCACGCTCACACCCCGTCAGTCGGTGGCCGAGCAGGACGCCGAGTACGGCCCGAAGCTGCACGACCGCGACCCCGACCTGTGCTGCGCCCTGCGGAAGGTCAAGCCCCTCGAAGAGGGACTGACCGCGTACGAGGCATGGGCGACGGGCCTGCGCCGTGACGAGTCTCCGACCCGGGCGAACACCCCCGTCGTCGGCTGGGACGAGAAGCGGCAGAAGGTCAAGATCTCGCCGATCGCCCGCTGGACGCAGGACGACGTTGACGCCTACGTCGCCGAGCACGGCGTCCTCACCAACCCGCTGCTGATGGACGGCTACGCCTCGGTCGGCTGCGCACCCTGCACCCGCCGGGTGCTGGAGGGCGAGGACGCCCGGGCCGGCCGTTGGGCCGGGCGGGGCAAGACCGAATGCGGGCTGCACGGATGACGATTCTGGGAGACAAACACGTGACTGGGGCCACCGTCTGGCTCACCGGGCTGCCGAGCGCGGGCAAGACCACCATCGCCTACGAGCTGGCGGAGCGGCTGCGCGCCGAGGGACACCGGACCGAGGTGCTCGACGGCGACGAGATCCGCGAGTTCCTCTCCGCGGGCCTCGGCTTCAGCCGGGAGGACCGGCACACCAATGTCCAGCGGATCGGCTTCGTCGCCGAACTGCTGGCGTCCAACGGCGTCAAGGCGCTGGTACCGGTGATCGCTCCGTACGAGGACAGCCGGGAGGCCGTCCGCAAGCGCCACGCCACCGAAGGCACCCCGTACCTCGAGGTGCATGTCGCGACTCCGGTGGAGGTCTGCTCCGTACGCGATGTGAAGGGCCTCTACGCCAAAGCGGCCGCCGGCGAGATCAGCGGTCTGACCGGTGTCGACG
This window of the Streptomyces sp. SLBN-118 genome carries:
- a CDS encoding phosphoadenylyl-sulfate reductase; protein product: MTTTQATDLKELAERAGRELEDASALEILNWAADTFGPRFCVTSSMEDAVVAHLASRALPGVDVVFLDTGYHFPETIGTRDAVEAVMDVNLITLTPRQSVAEQDAEYGPKLHDRDPDLCCALRKVKPLEEGLTAYEAWATGLRRDESPTRANTPVVGWDEKRQKVKISPIARWTQDDVDAYVAEHGVLTNPLLMDGYASVGCAPCTRRVLEGEDARAGRWAGRGKTECGLHG
- the cysC gene encoding adenylyl-sulfate kinase, translating into MRAARMTILGDKHVTGATVWLTGLPSAGKTTIAYELAERLRAEGHRTEVLDGDEIREFLSAGLGFSREDRHTNVQRIGFVAELLASNGVKALVPVIAPYEDSREAVRKRHATEGTPYLEVHVATPVEVCSVRDVKGLYAKAAAGEISGLTGVDDPYEEPQSPDLRIESHQQTVQESAAALHALLTERGLA